The following coding sequences lie in one Lolium perenne isolate Kyuss_39 chromosome 2, Kyuss_2.0, whole genome shotgun sequence genomic window:
- the LOC127336127 gene encoding uncharacterized protein isoform X2: protein MVKLSKKSAVKVEPAAVSAVAGKSGKRNAEDDIEKAAKKRKTAPQLMPVKNDLKKQPPPKKAESSSSDEDSSESEEEVMVQPKKAAQSAKQESSSDSSDDSSSDEEPAKPAASSRRPVAVAESDSSSSDSDSDEDDEVMVQPKKAAQSAKQESSSDSSDDSSSDEKPAKKPAASSKRPVALAESDSSSSDSDSDEDDETAAQSAKQESSSDSSEDSSSDEEPAKPAAASKNVESDSSSSDSSSDEDMPIKAPAVAKRMEESSESSDSESSDSEDEKPATRVENSSVSAVQKKNKDSDNSESDSDDSSDEDMPTKEPVAKRMEESSDSSDSEADSEDEDTKAVVAKKNEESSNSSDTDSDSDEDTNAKIVGSSKAVVCEKKESSGSSDSDSESDSDVPAKPTIPAKRPLATEKNNGHSKDDSDDSSDESDDEPPQKKLKDSSGIAKPASKVAKKESSGDDDSSEESSGSDEENDQSVSVKKSAQNEPKTPARSSQATTASKTVFVGNLSYNVDKEQVKQFFQEAGEVIDIRVAAFEDGKSKGFAHVEFATTEAAQKACELNGHDLMGRPVRLNFAQERGAFTPGSGRDNNSFKKPGQSSNSTAFIRGFDSSLGEDQIRSSLQKHFSSCGEITRVSIPKDYDTGASKGIAYMIFSDNSSLSKAMELSGSDLGGFSLFVDEAKPKPDNRDGAVSSSRGRSGRARGDGRGGRSGSMRGRSDGRGRGRSFGRGDRGGRSDRGRGRGGAPQRQSGLTASTGKKITFGDD, encoded by the exons ATGGTTAAGTTGAGCAAGAAGTCTGCTGTCAAGGTTGAACCTGCCGCTGTGTCGGCCGTAGCTGGAAAATCTG GCAAGAGAAATGCGGAAGATGACATTGAGAAGGCTGCCAAGAAACGAAAAACTGCACCTCAGCTCATGCCGGTGAAGAATGATCTCAAGAAGCAGCCCCCTCCAAAGAAGGCCGAGAGCAGCAGTTCTGATGAGGATTCTTCAGAGTCCGAGGAGGAG GTGATGGTCCAACCGAAGAAGGCTGCACAATCTGCTAAGCAAGAGTCCAGCTCTGACAGCAGTGATGACAGCAGCTCCGATGAGGAACCTGCAAAGCCTGCTGCTTCTTCAAGGAGACCTGTTGCAGTTGCTGAGTCTGACAGCAGCAGCTCTGACAGCGACTCTGATGAGGATGATGAA GTGATGGTCCAACCGAAGAAGGCTGCACAATCTGCTAAGCAAGAATCCAGCTCTGACAGCAGTGATGACAGTAGCTCCGATGAGAAACCTGCAAAAAAGCCTGCTGCTTCTTCAAAGAGACCTGTTGCACTTGCTGAGTCTGACAGCAGCAGCTCTGACAGCGACTCTGATGAGGATGATGAA ACGGCTGCACAATCTGCTAAACAGGAGTCTAGCTCTGATAGCAGTGAAGATAGCAGTTCTGACGAGGAACCTGCAAAGCCTGCTGCAGCTTCAAAGAATGTGGAGTCCGACAGCAGCAGCTCTGACAGCAGCTCTGATGAA GATATGCCCATTAAAGCGCCAGCAGTAGCCAAGAGGATGGAGGAATCCAGTGAAAGCTCTGATTCTGAAAGTTCAGACTCTGAGGATGAG AAGCCAGCTACTCGAGTGGAGAATTCTTCAGTTTCCGCTGTACAGAAGAAAAACAAGGACTCAGACAACTCTGAAAGTGATTCTGATGATTCATCAGATGAG GATATGCCCACTAAAGAGCCAGTCGCCAAGAGAATGGAAGAATCCAGTGATAGTTCTGATTCTGAAGCTGACTCTGAGGATGAG GATACCAAGGCTGTTGTTGCTAAAAAGAACGAAGAATCTAGCAATAGCTCAGATACTGACTCAGATTCTGATGAA GACACCAATGCTAAAATAGTTGGATCTTCCAAGGCTGTTGTTTGTGAAAAGAAGGAATCTAGTGGTAGCTCGGATTCTGACTCAGAATCAGATTCTGATGTA CCAGCAAAACCTACTATCCCTGCGAAGAGacctttggcaacagagaaaaacAATGGACAT TCCAAGGATGATTCTGATGATAGTTCTGATGAGAGTGATGACGAGCCTCCACAAAAGAAACTTAAG GATTCGTCTGGTATTGCCAAGCCAGCCTCTAAGGTTGCCAAGAAAGAAAGCAGTGGTGATGATGACAGTTCTGAAGAAAGCTCCGGTAGTGATGAGGAAAATGACCAATCAGTATCAGTGAAAAAATCCGCTCAGAATGAA CCAAAAACTCCTGCCAGGAGTAGTCAAGCTACTACTGCATCAAAGACCGTTTTTGTTGGGAATTTGTCGTACAATGTGGACAAGGAACAAGT GAAGCAATTTTTTCAGGAGGCAGGTGAAGTTATTGATATTCGTGTTGCGGCCTTTGAAGATGGGAAATCCAAGGGCTTCGCGCATGTTGAATTTGCTACAACTGAAGCTGCTCAGAAG GCATGTGAATTAAATGGCCATGATTTGATGGGGCGGCCTGTCAGGCTTAATTTTGCTCAAGAGCGAGGCGCGTTTACTCCTGGCAGCGG GAGGGACAACAATTCTTTCAAGAAGCCTGGTCAAAGCTCTAACAGTACTGCCTTTATTAGAGGGTTTGATTCATCTCTTGGGGAGGATCAG ATCCGAAGTTCACTTCAGAAACATTTTAGTTCATGTGGAGAGATCACAAGAGTTTCAATTCCAAAGGACTATGATACTGGTGCAAGCAAAGG GATAGCGTACATGATATTCAGTGATAACAGTTCCTTGTCGAAAGCCATGGAGCTGAGCGGATCTGACCTTGGTGGCTTCAGCTTGTTTGTCGACGAAGCGAAGCCTAAACCAGATAACAGAGATGGTGCTGTTAGTAGCAGCAGAGGAAGATCTGGCAGGGCCCGTGGTGATGGAAGAGGAGGAAGATCAGGATCTATGAGGG
- the LOC127336127 gene encoding uncharacterized protein isoform X1, with the protein MVKLSKKSAVKVEPAAVSAVAGKSGKRNAEDDIEKAAKKRKTAPQLMPVKNDLKKQPPPKKAESSSSDEDSSESEEEVMVQPKKAAQSAKQESSSDSSDDSSSDEEPAKPAASSRRPVAVAESDSSSSDSDSDEDDEVMVQPKKAAQSAKQESSSDSSDDSSSDEKPAKKPAASSKRPVALAESDSSSSDSDSDEDDEVTAQPKTAAQSAKQESSSDSSEDSSSDEEPAKPAAASKNVESDSSSSDSSSDEDMPIKAPAVAKRMEESSESSDSESSDSEDEKPATRVENSSVSAVQKKNKDSDNSESDSDDSSDEDMPTKEPVAKRMEESSDSSDSEADSEDEDTKAVVAKKNEESSNSSDTDSDSDEDTNAKIVGSSKAVVCEKKESSGSSDSDSESDSDVPAKPTIPAKRPLATEKNNGHSKDDSDDSSDESDDEPPQKKLKDSSGIAKPASKVAKKESSGDDDSSEESSGSDEENDQSVSVKKSAQNEPKTPARSSQATTASKTVFVGNLSYNVDKEQVKQFFQEAGEVIDIRVAAFEDGKSKGFAHVEFATTEAAQKACELNGHDLMGRPVRLNFAQERGAFTPGSGRDNNSFKKPGQSSNSTAFIRGFDSSLGEDQIRSSLQKHFSSCGEITRVSIPKDYDTGASKGIAYMIFSDNSSLSKAMELSGSDLGGFSLFVDEAKPKPDNRDGAVSSSRGRSGRARGDGRGGRSGSMRGRSDGRGRGRSFGRGDRGGRSDRGRGRGGAPQRQSGLTASTGKKITFGDD; encoded by the exons ATGGTTAAGTTGAGCAAGAAGTCTGCTGTCAAGGTTGAACCTGCCGCTGTGTCGGCCGTAGCTGGAAAATCTG GCAAGAGAAATGCGGAAGATGACATTGAGAAGGCTGCCAAGAAACGAAAAACTGCACCTCAGCTCATGCCGGTGAAGAATGATCTCAAGAAGCAGCCCCCTCCAAAGAAGGCCGAGAGCAGCAGTTCTGATGAGGATTCTTCAGAGTCCGAGGAGGAG GTGATGGTCCAACCGAAGAAGGCTGCACAATCTGCTAAGCAAGAGTCCAGCTCTGACAGCAGTGATGACAGCAGCTCCGATGAGGAACCTGCAAAGCCTGCTGCTTCTTCAAGGAGACCTGTTGCAGTTGCTGAGTCTGACAGCAGCAGCTCTGACAGCGACTCTGATGAGGATGATGAA GTGATGGTCCAACCGAAGAAGGCTGCACAATCTGCTAAGCAAGAATCCAGCTCTGACAGCAGTGATGACAGTAGCTCCGATGAGAAACCTGCAAAAAAGCCTGCTGCTTCTTCAAAGAGACCTGTTGCACTTGCTGAGTCTGACAGCAGCAGCTCTGACAGCGACTCTGATGAGGATGATGAA GTGACGGCCCAACCAAAGACGGCTGCACAATCTGCTAAACAGGAGTCTAGCTCTGATAGCAGTGAAGATAGCAGTTCTGACGAGGAACCTGCAAAGCCTGCTGCAGCTTCAAAGAATGTGGAGTCCGACAGCAGCAGCTCTGACAGCAGCTCTGATGAA GATATGCCCATTAAAGCGCCAGCAGTAGCCAAGAGGATGGAGGAATCCAGTGAAAGCTCTGATTCTGAAAGTTCAGACTCTGAGGATGAG AAGCCAGCTACTCGAGTGGAGAATTCTTCAGTTTCCGCTGTACAGAAGAAAAACAAGGACTCAGACAACTCTGAAAGTGATTCTGATGATTCATCAGATGAG GATATGCCCACTAAAGAGCCAGTCGCCAAGAGAATGGAAGAATCCAGTGATAGTTCTGATTCTGAAGCTGACTCTGAGGATGAG GATACCAAGGCTGTTGTTGCTAAAAAGAACGAAGAATCTAGCAATAGCTCAGATACTGACTCAGATTCTGATGAA GACACCAATGCTAAAATAGTTGGATCTTCCAAGGCTGTTGTTTGTGAAAAGAAGGAATCTAGTGGTAGCTCGGATTCTGACTCAGAATCAGATTCTGATGTA CCAGCAAAACCTACTATCCCTGCGAAGAGacctttggcaacagagaaaaacAATGGACAT TCCAAGGATGATTCTGATGATAGTTCTGATGAGAGTGATGACGAGCCTCCACAAAAGAAACTTAAG GATTCGTCTGGTATTGCCAAGCCAGCCTCTAAGGTTGCCAAGAAAGAAAGCAGTGGTGATGATGACAGTTCTGAAGAAAGCTCCGGTAGTGATGAGGAAAATGACCAATCAGTATCAGTGAAAAAATCCGCTCAGAATGAA CCAAAAACTCCTGCCAGGAGTAGTCAAGCTACTACTGCATCAAAGACCGTTTTTGTTGGGAATTTGTCGTACAATGTGGACAAGGAACAAGT GAAGCAATTTTTTCAGGAGGCAGGTGAAGTTATTGATATTCGTGTTGCGGCCTTTGAAGATGGGAAATCCAAGGGCTTCGCGCATGTTGAATTTGCTACAACTGAAGCTGCTCAGAAG GCATGTGAATTAAATGGCCATGATTTGATGGGGCGGCCTGTCAGGCTTAATTTTGCTCAAGAGCGAGGCGCGTTTACTCCTGGCAGCGG GAGGGACAACAATTCTTTCAAGAAGCCTGGTCAAAGCTCTAACAGTACTGCCTTTATTAGAGGGTTTGATTCATCTCTTGGGGAGGATCAG ATCCGAAGTTCACTTCAGAAACATTTTAGTTCATGTGGAGAGATCACAAGAGTTTCAATTCCAAAGGACTATGATACTGGTGCAAGCAAAGG GATAGCGTACATGATATTCAGTGATAACAGTTCCTTGTCGAAAGCCATGGAGCTGAGCGGATCTGACCTTGGTGGCTTCAGCTTGTTTGTCGACGAAGCGAAGCCTAAACCAGATAACAGAGATGGTGCTGTTAGTAGCAGCAGAGGAAGATCTGGCAGGGCCCGTGGTGATGGAAGAGGAGGAAGATCAGGATCTATGAGGG
- the LOC127336130 gene encoding uncharacterized protein produces the protein MAASTNKGRPLPKFGEWDVKNPATADGFTVIFQKARDNKKTTGGPGQSGIPPAFRNGNGYGSGSGSPYKTGNSYPYSRVASPKRVKKKWFFCGSF, from the exons ATGGCAGCGTCGACG AACAAGGGCCGGCCGCTACCAAAATTCGGGGAGTGGGACGTGAAGAACCCGGCGACGGCCGACGGCTTCACCGTCATATTCCAGAAGGCCCGCGACAACAAGAAGACCACCGGCGGCCCCGGGCAGTCCGGCATCCCGCCGGCATTCAGGAACGGCAACGGttacggctccggctccggctccccgTACAAAACCGGCAACAGCTACCCGTACTCGAGGGTGGCATCGCCCAAACGTGTCAAG AAGAAGTGGTTCTTCTGCGGCAGCTTCTGA